The Amphritea atlantica sequence GCCGCAACCCGCTATCTGGCACGGGACCTGGGTCCACAGCATATCCGGGTAAACTGTATCTCACCCGGGACCATTGCAACCCGGGCGGCGGGAGGGATTAAAGATTTCGCCACCATGCTGGAATACAACCAGCACAAAGCGGTTGACCATCAGTTGCCAACGATTGAAGAGGTTGGCGATGCCGCGATGTTCTTCCTGAGTGATCTGTCAAAGGGAACCTCCGGTAGTATCCACTATGTTGACCATGGTGTAGGTATCGTCGGTTAATCACTCCAGGCCAACGAATCGTATTCAAAAACACCGCTCGGCGGTGTTTTTTTATTTCCGGAATCCGGCAGCAACCGGAAAATAGCAACACGCACCTAACCTAAAGAGCCATATTTTTTAATCTCCCGGATCTGTTAACATAATGCTAACTGCACGTTATTTGTTTTGTCTTCAGATTAGAAACCACGGATGTCTCTTTCTGGTAAAAATATTCAGCCCACAGGCTTTATCGAAAAAAGTGGTTTCAAATGCACAACAAGTCCGAGCTCGATTACTTTGAAGTATTCCCCTGGAATCCGGGGTTTGAAGTAGGCATTCCCGCCATAGATGAACAGCATAAGCAGCTGGTTGTGCTGATAAATCGCCTGGTTAACACGCTCATACATAAAGAACCGCTTGAGGTCAGCGAAGCGTTCAGCGATCTGGCCAACTATGCCGACTTTCACTTTACCGCCGAAGAGGCTATCTGGAAGGAAACCTTTCAGGATGATGACTGGGTGGCATCACATCAGCAAAATCATGCATCCTTTCTGCCTGCCATTCGGGCTATTCAGGAAAAAGACGCCGACAAGCCGCTCCACGAAATAGTCGAAAATATTCTCCGTTTCCTGACCCGCTGGCTGGCGTTTCATATTATCGATGATGACAAACGGATGGCGCTGGCGGTCCGTGCGCTCACGTCAGGCGACTCGCTTACTCAGGCAAAACAGCGTGCCGATCAGCAGATGGATGGTTCCGCCAACTTACTCATCGATATCGTGCTCAATATGTATGACGGTCTCGCCTCGCGGACACTCAATCTGATGCGGGAACGTCAGGCCCGGATGGCAGCCGAGGCAGAGTTAAAACAGGCCAATCAAAAGCTGGAACAGCTGTCGATTACCGATCAGCTCACCGGACTGTTTAACCGCCGACATTTAGAAACGATATTTGACAGCGAGCAGCAGCGGGCCCGACAGGCGCAAAAATCGTTCAATTTTTTGTTACTGGATATCGATTATTTTAAGCGACTCAATGACCGTTATGGCCACGCGAGTGGAGACTTTGCGTTACGTCAGGTTGGTCAGCAACTGCTGGCACTGTGTCAAGGATCAGATCAATGGGCGTTTCGACTCGGGGGTGAAGAGTTCGCTATTATCTCCATCACCGATAGTCCTGAAGACGGTCGCAGCTTCGCTCAATCGATATGCGAATCAATTGCCTTATTAGCCATAGAAAATCAGGATAGTGATGCTGCCGATACGCTGACCCTGTCAATTGGCGTGGTCGGCGGCGTTCCTTCAGAGGGAGATAACCGGGACCATCTGATGCGACAGGCAGATATCTGCCTGTACCATGCAAAAGATCAGGGGCGTAATCGGGTTATCTGCCAGACAGAACCGGCCTGACAATCCAGCCCCTGACAGAAAAGTTAATAGGTTTTATAGGGCAGAAATTTACCCGAAAAGACGACATTCACCCGGTCGCCGTTGGGATTGGGTTCCCGTTGAATATCCATTGAGAAGTCGATAGCACTCATGATGCCATCGCCAAACTCTTCATGGATCAGCTCTTTAATCGTCATACCGTAGACACTCACCAGCTCATACCAGCGATAGATCAGCGGATCGGTCGGCACCTCGGTCGGCAAAGAGCCCTTATATGGGGTAATCTGCAGCCAGGCGATCGCCTCATCACTCAGACCAAACAGCTCGCCCACCGTCGCGGCCTGCTCCTTATCTAAGGCCATCTGGCCCAGACATGCGGCCGTCGTCCATTCTTTCGACAGGCCTATCGCGTCGGCCACTTCACTCCATTTAATGCCTTTGCCGACTTTCGCAGCCATAATAGCGGCGGTGACTTCTTCCCGGTTGCTAATCATAGGTCACTCCTCAGGTTTCATTTAAGTAGTCATTGATTGTTGAGTTGCACCAGCAAAAACAACACCACCAGTGTTAGCAGAAAAGAGACCGATCTCCAGAACAGCAGAGGATTTCTCTCTATCAGTGGTGGCTGATTGCGGCGCAGATAGTTGTGGTTAGGTTTACGCAGGTCATAAACAAATTCGGAGATTTCTGCGGTGCGTTTGTAGGGGTTTGGCTGCAGCGCTTTCTGCAACGTGACGTCGATCCAGTTAGGAATCGCTTTTTCCTCATCAAGTACCGACTGATAAGAGAGTTTTCGTTGTGCTGCCGCAGTTGTGCACTTTGCTACCTGACTGCCATAGGGAAAACGCCCCGAGAGCATATGGTAAGCAATAACCGCCAGCGAAAAGAGATCAGACCGGGTAGAGATGACTTCCCCGACAAAATACTCCGGCGCCATATACAACGCCGTACCGGGAAGCCCGGTCTGTTCCAGGGTATTTTCAGCTTCAACAATACCGGCAACATGAACCGCACCAAAATCGATAATTTTCACGGTGCCATTACTGTCGATCATCACATTTTCAGGGCGCAGATCCTGATGCAGAATCTCTTTACGGTGCATCGCCTGCAAACCCAGCGCTATCTGTTCGATCATAATCCGGACAGTTTCAATATCAGGATCGGGATTATCGATCAGCCACTGGGCCAGTGTCTGACCTTCAATATATTCAGTCACCGTGTAGAGATATTTTCGCTTTCGGCTTTGTAAGCCTGCCTTCATAACATGGGCACTATTGATACGTCGCGCAACCCACTCTTCCATCAGAAAACGTTCCAGATAGGCAGGGTCATCACTCTGAGACACCGACGGAATTTTTATAACAACCCGGGTATTAGTGTCGGAATCTTCAGCAAGGTAAACATGACTACGACTGTTCGCATGTAGCTCTCGCAAGATCAGGTAACCGTCAAACACCTCGCGAGCATGTAACAAAGGCGGTAGCTCCAGTTCCTCTACCTGTTGCTTTAACGTACTTTCGAGCTGTTGTGGCAGTTGGTCTACCCGCGCAATCTGCAGGGTAAGGTTATCATCACTGCCATTTCCCATTGCCTGCTTAACAATGATCTCTGCGGCCTTATTGAGGTCATCAGCATAGTCCTGCAGAGCTTGAAAAATAAACGGGGTTTCTATGAACTCATACACACCATCAGTACATAACAGATAGATATCTCCTTCATGCAGGGTGGAGACCTGATAATCCAGTTCCATATCAATACTGATGCCTAATGCACGACTGAGATAACTCTTCTCTTTAGAAATCCAGGCGCGGTGATCCTTGGTCAGCGTTTCCATACCATCGCCGCGTAAACGATAGATCCGGCTATCGCCAATATGGAAAATATGCAGGCTGGAAGCTTTGAAAACGGCGGCACTCAGGGTACAGACATAACCTTTATCTTTGTTGAAACGATATTCTGAGCGCTGTGTCTGTGAGAATAACCAGCCATTGATAGATCCCAGCACACGTTCGCCAGACGTACGCACTGACCATGCATCGGAAGTGCAGTAATAATCGCTGAGAAAGCTCTTTACAGCCGTCTCACTGGCGATCTGGCTGACATCACTGCTACTGATACCATCAGCAAGAGCCAGAGCAACACCTTTCAGGCTGAGCTGAGGTTCTTTAGGAATATAGGCGCCATGAAAGTCCTGGTTCAGCGCCTTTAAGCCTTTATCACTGAACTGACCTGTGGTTATTTTTAGATGCGAATTCATGACCGAAGCACTCTGGTTGCTCGAGGGAATATATTAACCAAATATCCAGTCAGAAAATCCCAGCGGTCAGAAAGACCACCGGGATTCAGGTAACTGTCGGGCAGTAATAGGAAGATTACAGAGCCGCTACAGTTTTAACTCCAGC is a genomic window containing:
- a CDS encoding GGDEF domain-containing protein is translated as MHNKSELDYFEVFPWNPGFEVGIPAIDEQHKQLVVLINRLVNTLIHKEPLEVSEAFSDLANYADFHFTAEEAIWKETFQDDDWVASHQQNHASFLPAIRAIQEKDADKPLHEIVENILRFLTRWLAFHIIDDDKRMALAVRALTSGDSLTQAKQRADQQMDGSANLLIDIVLNMYDGLASRTLNLMRERQARMAAEAELKQANQKLEQLSITDQLTGLFNRRHLETIFDSEQQRARQAQKSFNFLLLDIDYFKRLNDRYGHASGDFALRQVGQQLLALCQGSDQWAFRLGGEEFAIISITDSPEDGRSFAQSICESIALLAIENQDSDAADTLTLSIGVVGGVPSEGDNRDHLMRQADICLYHAKDQGRNRVICQTEPA
- the cynS gene encoding cyanase — translated: MISNREEVTAAIMAAKVGKGIKWSEVADAIGLSKEWTTAACLGQMALDKEQAATVGELFGLSDEAIAWLQITPYKGSLPTEVPTDPLIYRWYELVSVYGMTIKELIHEEFGDGIMSAIDFSMDIQREPNPNGDRVNVVFSGKFLPYKTY
- a CDS encoding bifunctional protein-serine/threonine kinase/phosphatase, which encodes MNSHLKITTGQFSDKGLKALNQDFHGAYIPKEPQLSLKGVALALADGISSSDVSQIASETAVKSFLSDYYCTSDAWSVRTSGERVLGSINGWLFSQTQRSEYRFNKDKGYVCTLSAAVFKASSLHIFHIGDSRIYRLRGDGMETLTKDHRAWISKEKSYLSRALGISIDMELDYQVSTLHEGDIYLLCTDGVYEFIETPFIFQALQDYADDLNKAAEIIVKQAMGNGSDDNLTLQIARVDQLPQQLESTLKQQVEELELPPLLHAREVFDGYLILRELHANSRSHVYLAEDSDTNTRVVIKIPSVSQSDDPAYLERFLMEEWVARRINSAHVMKAGLQSRKRKYLYTVTEYIEGQTLAQWLIDNPDPDIETVRIMIEQIALGLQAMHRKEILHQDLRPENVMIDSNGTVKIIDFGAVHVAGIVEAENTLEQTGLPGTALYMAPEYFVGEVISTRSDLFSLAVIAYHMLSGRFPYGSQVAKCTTAAAQRKLSYQSVLDEEKAIPNWIDVTLQKALQPNPYKRTAEISEFVYDLRKPNHNYLRRNQPPLIERNPLLFWRSVSFLLTLVVLFLLVQLNNQ